ACCGAACCACATGGCGACGCTGTTGCTGTGGGCGGCGGTCGCACTGGTCTTCGCCACGGAACGGCGCTGGGTGGCTCGGGCGCTCGGCGCTGGTCTGCTGTCTGTACTGGTGTTCGCAGACCTCATGACCGCATCGCGCACCGGTGCGATCGGCATGGCGCTGCTGTGTGCATGGGGCGCGATCGACCACAGGCTCGCGTCTTTCACGCGCCGCCTGCTGCTGGCTTCGCCGCTGCTCTACGGCGCCGAGTGGCTGTTGATGCGTTGGTGGTCCACCGCCACCGCCGCCCCCTTCATGGCCGCCGACCGTCTCCAAACCGAAGGCCTCTCCTCCTCCCGCTACGCCATCTGGTCCAACACGCTCGACCTCATCGCCCAGCAGCCCTGGACCGGCGTCGGCTGGGGGCGCTTCAACTTCGCCTGGTCGCTGACGCCCTTTCCCGGCCGGCCGCCGGAGCTGTTTGACCATGCGCACAACCTCCCGCTGCACCTGATGGCGGAGCTCGGCATCCCCTTGGGCGGTGCGATCACGCTCGGGTTGTTGTGGTCGATGTGGCGGGCGTTCCGCCGCAGCTGGGCGGTGGCCGGCGAAGATGGGATCGCCTACCGCGCGGCCTTCATGATGCTGGTGATGGTGGGTCTGCACAGCCTGCTGGAGTACCCGCTGTGGTACCTCTACTTCCTGCTGCCCACGGCCTGGCTGCTCGGGCTGTGCCTCGGCGCCCCGGTGCCGGGCGAAGTGCCGAGGCCGGCGTCGCGCACCGAGGTGCGCGTCTGGACCTGGGCCCTGCGCGGGGTCGGCCTGCTGGCGATCGCCGGCGCCGTGTGGGCCTGGCAGCAGTACATGACCGTCTCGGTGATCTTCCAGTCCCGCCCCGGCCTGCCGCCGCTGGCCGAGCGCATTGCCGAGGGCCAGCGCAGTCCGTTGTTCGGCCACCAGGCCGACTACGCGCAGGTCACGATGGCCGAGCGGCCGTCGGAACTCATGCCCGCCTTCGACCGGCCGGTGCTGCAGCTGCTCGACGCCCGCCTGATGACGGCCTGGGCCAAGGCCTTCGCCGAACGCGGCGAGCTCGACAAGGCGCGCCACCTCGCCGCCCGCATGCGGGAGTTCGGCTTCGCGGCGGAGTTCTTCGCGCCCTGCACCTCGGCGCCGGCCGACGGCCAGCGCCCCTGGCAGTGCGAGCCGCCCTCGCGGCTGCTGCACTGGCGCGAGTTCCTGCCCCCGCAGCGCTGACGCCGTGCGGCGTCCCGCCGGCGCCAGCGCTCAGCCGCCCGCCGGCGCCGTCCAGTCGCCCGACTTGCCGCCGTGCTTCTCCAGCACGCGCACACCCTCGATGACCATGCCGCGGTCGGCCGCCTTCAGCATGTCGTAGACGGTCAGCAGCCCGACCTGCACCGCGCACAGCGCCTCCATCTCGACGCCGGTGCGGCCCAGCGTTTCCACCCGTGCGCGGCAGCGCACCGTGTCGTCCGCCGCCTCCACCTCGAAGTCGACGGCGACCCGGGTCAGCGGCAGCGGGTGGCACAGCGGCACGAGGTCGGCGGTGCGCTTGGCGGCCTGGATGGCGGCGATGCGGGCCACGCCCAGCACGTCGCCCTTCTTCGCCTCGCCGCGCGTGACCAGGGCCAGCGTGGCCGCCTGCATGCGGATGCGGCCCTCGGCCACCGCGACCCGGTGCGTCACCACCTTGGCGGCGACGTCCACCATGTGCGCCCGCCCCTGCGCGTCGAAGTGCGTGAGCGGCTGCTGGTCGGGGGAGGCGGGGGTGGCGGCGGGGGGTGACGATGACATCGGAAACAGTCGGGCAAGGTGCGGCGGGCATCATAGGGCGACCGATTCACCCGTGCGCCGCTCCGGCGTCGCACCGCCTGCCGTGCCCCTGCCGCCGCCCGTCGTCCGCGCCGTCGCCCTGGCCTGTGCCCTCTCGCTGCTGCCCTGGCCGGCGGCGGCGCAGGTGCGGTTGCCCGACCTCGGCGAGTCGGCCGCCGAGGACTTCAACGTCGCCACCGAACGCCGCCTGGGCGACCAGATCATGGCGGAGCTGCGGCGCGACCCGGACTACCTCGATGACCCGGTGCTGCTCGACGAACTGCAGGCCCTCTGGCAGCCGCTGGTGCGCGCCGCCCGCCAGCGCGGCGAGGTCTCGCCCGACACCGACGCCCGCTTCGCCTGGGAGGCCTTCCTGGTGCGCGACCGCGCGGTCAACGCGTTCGCGCTGCCCGGCGGCTACGTGGGCGTGCACCTCGGGCTCATCGCCATCGCGCAGAGCCGGGACGAGCTGGCCGCCGTGCTCGGCCACGAGCTGTCGCACGTCACCCAGCGCCACATCGCGCGCAGCATCGCCAACAGCAAGCGCCAGTCGGTGGCCGGGCTGGCGGCGCTCATCCTCGGCGCCCTGGTGGCCAGCCGGGCGCGCAGCGCCGACGGGCTGGGCGCGGTGATCACCGGCAGCCAGGCCGCGGTGGCGCAGGGCCAGCTCAACTTCTCGCGCGACATGGAGCGCGAGGCCGACCGCATCGGCACCCGCGTGATGGCCGACGCCGGCTTCAGCCCGGCCGGCGTGGCCACCATGTTCGAGAAGCTCGAGCAGGCCTTCCGCCTCAACGACAGCCAGAACTATCCCTACCTGCGCAGCCATCCGCTGACCACCGAGCGCATTGGCGAGGCGCGCGCCCGCGCCGGTCAGGGCGACGTGCCGCCGCAGAGCAGCCCGCTGGCGCACGCCGCCATGCAGGCCCGCGCCCGGGTGCTGATGGAACCGTCGGTGCAGGCGCTGCGCCGCTGGCAGTCGCTGGACGCCGGTCCGCGGCCGGGGGGCGATGGCGAGCGCTTCGCCGCCCTCTTCGCCAGCGCGCTGGCGTCCAGCCGCCTGCGCGAGCACGGTCGCGCCCAGCAGGCCGCCGCCACGGCGGCCGACATCGCGGGGCGCGAGGCCGCCCGTGACGGGGGCCGCGCCGAGCGCGCGGTGAAGCGGCTGCAGGCCGAGCTCGCGTTGGCCCGCGGCGATGGCGAGGCGGCGCTGTCGCTGCTCGCCATGGCGGACGACCGCGAGCACCCGCGCAGCCAGCTGCTGATGAAGGCCGAAGCGACGCGGGTGGCGGCGCGCCAGGGCAAGGCCGAACCCGCCGCGCTGGAGGCCAGCGGCAACGCCCTGCGCGACTGGTTGATCGGCCAGCCGGCCGACGCGGGCGCCTGGGCCTCGCTG
The sequence above is a segment of the Aquabacterium sp. J223 genome. Coding sequences within it:
- the moaC gene encoding cyclic pyranopterin monophosphate synthase MoaC; this encodes MSSSPPAATPASPDQQPLTHFDAQGRAHMVDVAAKVVTHRVAVAEGRIRMQAATLALVTRGEAKKGDVLGVARIAAIQAAKRTADLVPLCHPLPLTRVAVDFEVEAADDTVRCRARVETLGRTGVEMEALCAVQVGLLTVYDMLKAADRGMVIEGVRVLEKHGGKSGDWTAPAGG
- a CDS encoding M48 family metalloprotease, with the protein product MPLPPPVVRAVALACALSLLPWPAAAQVRLPDLGESAAEDFNVATERRLGDQIMAELRRDPDYLDDPVLLDELQALWQPLVRAARQRGEVSPDTDARFAWEAFLVRDRAVNAFALPGGYVGVHLGLIAIAQSRDELAAVLGHELSHVTQRHIARSIANSKRQSVAGLAALILGALVASRARSADGLGAVITGSQAAVAQGQLNFSRDMEREADRIGTRVMADAGFSPAGVATMFEKLEQAFRLNDSQNYPYLRSHPLTTERIGEARARAGQGDVPPQSSPLAHAAMQARARVLMEPSVQALRRWQSLDAGPRPGGDGERFAALFASALASSRLREHGRAQQAAATAADIAGREAARDGGRAERAVKRLQAELALARGDGEAALSLLAMADDREHPRSQLLMKAEATRVAARQGKAEPAALEASGNALRDWLIGQPADAGAWASLAQTAELRGQPVLSVRADAEARAALGDYGGAVDRLRAAQRLLQGPAAADFIEASVVDARLRQLEAQRRAMATAQRP
- a CDS encoding PglL family O-oligosaccharyltransferase, translated to MAPALLTLPVVWAFTAPPAATTLNQCLALAAAGATLLTLTKRVKPSTFHVGLLIVGGILAVLGLLQVFGSGDIGLPDNSRAVGPLRQPNHMATLLLWAAVALVFATERRWVARALGAGLLSVLVFADLMTASRTGAIGMALLCAWGAIDHRLASFTRRLLLASPLLYGAEWLLMRWWSTATAAPFMAADRLQTEGLSSSRYAIWSNTLDLIAQQPWTGVGWGRFNFAWSLTPFPGRPPELFDHAHNLPLHLMAELGIPLGGAITLGLLWSMWRAFRRSWAVAGEDGIAYRAAFMMLVMVGLHSLLEYPLWYLYFLLPTAWLLGLCLGAPVPGEVPRPASRTEVRVWTWALRGVGLLAIAGAVWAWQQYMTVSVIFQSRPGLPPLAERIAEGQRSPLFGHQADYAQVTMAERPSELMPAFDRPVLQLLDARLMTAWAKAFAERGELDKARHLAARMREFGFAAEFFAPCTSAPADGQRPWQCEPPSRLLHWREFLPPQR